CCCGGCGCGTCGCCCGCGCTCCGAATAGACCGCGAGAACGGCTTTGTTCAGGAGAGTCCTAGTCGAAGTCGACCAGCGAGTAGTTCCGCAGCTTCGACAGCAGGTGGGTGCTCTCGATCTTCCGGATCGTCCCGGACTTCGAGCGCATGACCAGCGAGTGCGTCATCGCCGAACCCGCGCGGTACCGGACGCCGCGCAGCAGCTCGCCGTCGGTGATGCCGGTCGCGACGAAGAAGCAGTTGTCGCCGCGGACCAGGTCGTTGGTCGTGAGGACCGCGTCGAGGTCGAGGCCCGCGTCGATCGCCTTCTGCCGCTCGTCGTCGTCGGTCGGCCACAGGCGGCCCTGGATCATGCCGCCGATGCACTTGATCGCGCAGGCCGCGATGATCCCCTCCGGCGTGCCGCCGACGCCCATGAGCAGGTCGACGCCGGTGCCCTCGGTGGCGGCCATGATCGCGCCGGCGACGTCGCCGTCGGTGAGGAACTTGATGCGGGCGCCGGTCTCGCGGATCTCCGCGGCCAGCTTCTGGTGCCGCTCGCGGTCGAGGAGGACGACCGTGACGTCGTGGACGTCGGAGTTCTTCGCCTTCGCGACCAGGCGGATGTTCTGCGCGACCGGGAGCCGGATGTCGACCAGGTCGGCCGCCTCGGGACCGGTGACGAGCTTGTCCATGTAGAAGACCGCGGACGGGTCGTACATCGTCCCGCGCTCGGCGACGGCGAGGACCGAGAGCGCGTTGTTCATGCCCATCGCGGTCAGGCGGGTGCCGTCGATGGGGTCGACGGCGACGTCGCACTCCGGACCCGAGCCGTCGCCGACCTTCTCGCCGTTGAACAGCATGGGCGCCTCGTCCTTCTCGCCCTCGCCGATGACCACGACGCCGTTCATCGAGACGGTGCCGATGAGCTGGCGCATGGCGTTGACGGCGACGCCGTCCGCGCCGTTCTTGTCGCCACGGCCGACCCAGCGGCCGGCCGCCATCGCGGCCGCCTCGGTGACTCGCACCAACTCCAGGGCCAGGTTCCGGTCCGGCGACTCGGCACCGACCTGCAGGTCGCTGGGGATGTCCCTCATTACTGGTCCTCCTCGGCAGTCTTCGCGATCGCGGCGTCGAGTCGGGCGCGCGCCCCGTCCAGGCGGTCCCGGCAGACCGCGGCCAACTGCTCGCCGCGCTCCCACAGCGCCAGGGACTCCTCGAGCGTCAGATTGCCCGCTTCGAGCCTGGCGACGATCTCGGTCAGGGCGTCCCGGGCCTGCTCGTACCCAAGTTCGGCACCGGGTTCGTACCCCGGTTCCGGCGCAGGATCCTTCTTGGCCGCCATGACAAGAACCCTAGTGAGCGGCGGAACTCTCGGGCGCGGCGGTCGCGGCGAGCGTGCCACCGGCCAGGCGGAGCGCCAGGGCCTCACCGGCCGTGGCCTCGGCGGGATCCCGCAGGACGCTGCCGTCCGCGCGCTGGACGATCGCGTACCCACGCTCCAGCGTCGCGGCGGGGGAGAGGGCCCGCACCCGCTCGGAGCGGTGCTGCAGGTCGTCGCTCGCCCGGTCGAGCAGGTGGCGCAGGCAGCGGCGGGCGCGATCGCGCAGGTCGTCGACCTGTTGGCCGTGCCGGCGCAGGCCCGCGGCGGGGTCGGCGAGCACCGGCCGGCTGCACAGCCCGGCGACGATCGCCTGCTCACGGTGGAGCCGGGAGTCCACGGCCCGGAACGCGCGGCGGGCCAGTCCGTCGATCAGCGCCTGCTGCTC
This window of the Sporichthya brevicatena genome carries:
- the glpX gene encoding class II fructose-bisphosphatase; this encodes MRDIPSDLQVGAESPDRNLALELVRVTEAAAMAAGRWVGRGDKNGADGVAVNAMRQLIGTVSMNGVVVIGEGEKDEAPMLFNGEKVGDGSGPECDVAVDPIDGTRLTAMGMNNALSVLAVAERGTMYDPSAVFYMDKLVTGPEAADLVDIRLPVAQNIRLVAKAKNSDVHDVTVVLLDRERHQKLAAEIRETGARIKFLTDGDVAGAIMAATEGTGVDLLMGVGGTPEGIIAACAIKCIGGMIQGRLWPTDDDERQKAIDAGLDLDAVLTTNDLVRGDNCFFVATGITDGELLRGVRYRAGSAMTHSLVMRSKSGTIRKIESTHLLSKLRNYSLVDFD
- a CDS encoding exodeoxyribonuclease VII small subunit gives rise to the protein MAAKKDPAPEPGYEPGAELGYEQARDALTEIVARLEAGNLTLEESLALWERGEQLAAVCRDRLDGARARLDAAIAKTAEEDQ